One window of Mesorhizobium sp. WSM4904 genomic DNA carries:
- a CDS encoding DUF4142 domain-containing protein, which translates to MFIRPTAALAAFLLVSAAPYAQAAEKPTDPQIAHIAYTAGTIDIEAAKQAIKKSKTKEVVDFAKDMERDHEAVNKQALDLVKKLKVTPQDNATSQALVKAAKEERAKLAKLKGAAFDKAYIENEVAYHKQVDSALETLLIPSASNAELKSLLETGLKIFQGHEQHAEHVAGALK; encoded by the coding sequence ATGTTTATCCGACCGACCGCAGCCCTCGCCGCCTTCCTCCTCGTAAGCGCCGCGCCTTATGCGCAGGCCGCTGAGAAGCCGACCGATCCGCAGATCGCGCATATCGCCTACACGGCCGGCACGATCGACATCGAGGCCGCAAAACAGGCGATCAAGAAGTCGAAGACGAAGGAAGTCGTCGACTTCGCCAAGGACATGGAGCGCGACCATGAGGCGGTGAACAAACAGGCGCTCGATCTGGTGAAGAAGCTGAAGGTCACACCGCAAGACAACGCCACCAGCCAGGCGCTGGTGAAGGCGGCGAAAGAGGAGCGCGCGAAGCTCGCCAAGCTCAAGGGCGCGGCCTTCGACAAGGCCTATATCGAGAACGAGGTTGCCTATCACAAGCAGGTCGACAGCGCGCTCGAAACACTGCTCATCCCCTCGGCCAGCAATGCCGAGCTGAAGAGCCTGCTCGAAACCGGGCTCAAGATCTTCCAAGGGCATGAGCAGCATGCCGAACATGTCGCCGGCGCGCTGAAATGA
- a CDS encoding cupredoxin family copper-binding protein, translating into MKTSFLPLSVALALVASPALAATIEVTIDKLVFSPASVKAKVGDTIEWTNKDVIAHTATVTGDWDVMIPPKSKGKVTLKQPRAVDYFCRFHPNMKGHVEVSP; encoded by the coding sequence ATGAAAACGAGTTTTCTGCCACTCTCGGTCGCGCTGGCGCTCGTCGCTTCGCCGGCGCTCGCCGCCACCATCGAGGTGACGATCGACAAGCTGGTCTTCTCGCCGGCGAGCGTTAAGGCCAAGGTGGGCGACACGATCGAGTGGACGAACAAGGACGTGATCGCCCACACCGCGACGGTGACGGGCGATTGGGACGTGATGATCCCGCCGAAGTCGAAGGGGAAGGTCACGCTCAAGCAGCCGCGAGCGGTCGACTATTTCTGCCGCTTCCACCCCAACATGAAGGGTCATGTCGAGGTCTCGCCTTGA
- a CDS encoding TetR/AcrR family transcriptional regulator, which produces MSEKANPTRKRLVDAAAKLFYAEGIGRVSVDAVAEKAGLTKRTLYYHFKSKDELITAYLDSRDQPNLKQMAGWFEAAEGGADKKVTAIFTHLARVARHVKWKGCGFLRTAAELAAMPGHPAVKAGSRHKSNFERWLAGELSSHGVREPKMLAREIVLLMDGAFSSMLIHHDPDYITAAGHAAATLVRARMQAA; this is translated from the coding sequence ATGAGCGAAAAGGCCAATCCGACCAGAAAGCGCCTCGTCGACGCGGCGGCGAAACTCTTCTATGCCGAAGGCATCGGCCGCGTCAGCGTCGACGCCGTGGCGGAAAAGGCGGGGTTGACCAAGCGCACGCTCTACTACCATTTCAAGAGCAAGGACGAGCTGATCACGGCCTATCTCGACAGCCGCGACCAGCCGAACCTCAAGCAGATGGCCGGCTGGTTCGAGGCCGCGGAAGGCGGCGCGGACAAGAAGGTCACGGCGATCTTCACCCACCTGGCGCGTGTGGCGCGGCACGTCAAATGGAAGGGCTGCGGCTTCTTGCGCACGGCCGCCGAGCTCGCCGCGATGCCCGGCCACCCGGCGGTGAAGGCCGGCTCCCGCCACAAGAGCAATTTCGAGAGATGGCTGGCGGGCGAGCTTTCGAGCCATGGCGTGCGCGAGCCGAAGATGCTGGCGCGCGAGATCGTGCTTCTGATGGACGGCGCCTTTTCCAGCATGCTGATCCACCACGATCCCGACTATATCACGGCCGCCGGTCACGCCGCCGCGACGCTGGTGCGGGCGCGTATGCAAGCGGCCTAG
- a CDS encoding IS110 family transposase, with protein sequence MIVQNYVGCDISKQWLDFFDEASGRFRRIDNQADAIAAYVAGLRPGQDFVVMEATGVHDRLLRHALAKAGVPFSRHNPAHTHHYAKSTRRRAKTDRLDARMLSDYGRRYQPAAEPAPCEQNEQLQSLARYRDHLVEMRATLKKHLAEAFDEIVIADLEETIAAFDTRIHALESRIANVIRQTEDTARDYTLMISVPGVSKVGALSLLAHLPELGQRSPKAIAALAGLAPFDNKSGKLNRRSQIQGGRSRVRRALYMAALTAIRTCDRFKSFYSALAARSGSKKLAIIAVARKLLVVLNAIMRDKTAFA encoded by the coding sequence ATGATAGTGCAGAACTATGTCGGCTGCGACATCTCCAAGCAGTGGCTAGACTTTTTTGACGAGGCAAGCGGCCGTTTTCGGCGCATCGACAACCAGGCCGATGCGATCGCTGCCTATGTGGCAGGCCTTCGTCCCGGCCAAGACTTCGTCGTCATGGAGGCGACAGGCGTGCATGACCGGCTGCTGCGCCACGCGCTGGCCAAGGCCGGCGTGCCGTTCTCGCGGCACAACCCGGCCCATACCCACCACTATGCCAAGTCGACGAGACGGCGCGCCAAGACCGATCGTCTCGACGCCAGGATGCTGAGCGACTATGGCCGTCGCTATCAGCCGGCGGCCGAGCCGGCGCCGTGTGAACAAAACGAGCAGCTTCAATCGCTTGCCCGCTACCGCGACCATCTGGTCGAGATGCGGGCAACGCTGAAGAAGCACCTCGCTGAGGCCTTCGACGAGATTGTCATTGCCGACCTTGAAGAAACGATTGCCGCCTTCGACACACGCATCCATGCGCTCGAGAGCCGGATCGCCAACGTTATTCGTCAAACCGAGGACACCGCCCGCGATTACACGCTGATGATCTCCGTGCCGGGTGTCTCCAAGGTCGGCGCGCTCTCGCTCCTGGCGCACCTGCCCGAGCTCGGCCAGCGTTCACCCAAGGCGATCGCCGCACTCGCCGGCCTTGCCCCGTTCGACAACAAGAGTGGCAAGCTCAACCGCAGGAGCCAGATCCAGGGCGGGCGATCACGCGTGCGCCGCGCCCTCTATATGGCAGCCCTCACGGCCATCCGAACCTGCGACCGGTTCAAGTCCTTCTACAGCGCACTTGCCGCCCGATCAGGCTCCAAGAAACTCGCCATCATCGCCGTCGCAAGGAAGCTCTTGGTCGTCCTCAACGCTATCATGCGCGACAAAACCGCATTCGCATGA
- a CDS encoding xanthine dehydrogenase family protein subunit M codes for MRYIRPQSMEDAVGLLAGAAGPAAILAGGSDLLVRMKGGFVEPELIVDIKAIAGLSDITETADGFRIGAAVPCAVLGENSALKKAWPGVVEAAKLIGSKQVQGRCTIVGNLCNASPAADSVPALVAAGAKAVVAGPSGKRTIAVESVPTGPGRTSLAKGEIIEAILLDKRAPHSGDAYQRFIPRTEMDIAVVSAGVNLTIDEQGIIKSARVALGAAAPTVLLVEEAAEVLIGRRPDEATLERLAKVCSGACRPIDDKRGTIEFRRKVAGVLAKRVAELAYKRAGGK; via the coding sequence ATGCGCTACATACGTCCGCAATCAATGGAAGATGCCGTGGGCCTTTTGGCCGGCGCGGCCGGCCCGGCCGCAATCCTTGCCGGAGGCAGCGACCTGCTGGTCAGGATGAAGGGCGGCTTTGTCGAGCCCGAGCTGATCGTCGACATCAAGGCGATCGCCGGCTTGAGCGACATTACCGAAACGGCCGACGGTTTCAGGATCGGCGCAGCGGTGCCCTGCGCGGTGCTGGGCGAGAACTCGGCGCTGAAGAAGGCATGGCCCGGCGTCGTCGAAGCCGCCAAGCTGATCGGCTCGAAGCAGGTGCAGGGACGCTGCACCATCGTCGGCAATCTGTGCAATGCCTCGCCCGCCGCCGACAGCGTGCCGGCGCTGGTGGCTGCCGGCGCCAAAGCCGTGGTGGCCGGGCCTTCGGGCAAGCGCACCATTGCCGTCGAGAGTGTGCCGACCGGGCCTGGCCGCACCTCGCTCGCCAAGGGCGAGATCATCGAGGCGATCCTGCTCGACAAGCGCGCGCCGCATTCCGGCGACGCCTATCAGCGCTTCATTCCGCGCACCGAGATGGACATCGCGGTGGTGAGCGCCGGCGTGAACCTGACCATCGATGAGCAAGGCATCATCAAATCGGCCCGCGTGGCGCTGGGCGCCGCCGCACCCACGGTGCTGCTGGTCGAGGAGGCCGCGGAAGTCCTCATCGGCAGGAGGCCGGACGAGGCGACGCTGGAGCGGCTCGCCAAGGTGTGCTCGGGCGCCTGTCGTCCCATCGACGACAAGCGCGGCACCATCGAATTCAGACGGAAAGTCGCGGGCGTGCTGGCCAAACGGGTCGCAGAGCTCGCCTACAAGCGTGCAGGAGGCAAGTGA
- a CDS encoding (2Fe-2S)-binding protein — MAGVAVSTTINGDHVEYLCQPDETLLEVLRDRLGLTGAKEGCGTGDCGACSVIVDDRLVCSCLVLGAEAEGRQIETIEGMAHGDQLHPLQQKFLEHAALQCGICTPGFLIAAKDLLAKNPSPTEEEIRFGLAGNLCRCTGYDKIVRAVQDAANVMKGA, encoded by the coding sequence ATGGCCGGTGTAGCGGTTTCAACGACAATCAACGGCGATCACGTCGAGTATCTCTGCCAGCCCGACGAGACGCTGCTCGAAGTGCTGCGCGACCGGCTGGGGCTGACCGGCGCCAAGGAAGGCTGCGGCACCGGCGACTGCGGCGCCTGCAGCGTCATCGTCGACGACCGGCTGGTGTGCTCGTGCCTGGTGCTCGGCGCGGAAGCCGAAGGCAGGCAGATCGAGACCATCGAGGGCATGGCGCATGGCGACCAGCTGCATCCGCTGCAGCAGAAATTCCTGGAGCATGCGGCCTTGCAATGCGGCATTTGCACGCCAGGTTTCCTGATCGCGGCGAAGGACCTTTTGGCGAAAAACCCCTCCCCGACCGAGGAGGAAATCCGCTTCGGGCTGGCCGGCAATCTCTGCCGCTGCACCGGCTATGACAAGATCGTGCGCGCCGTCCAGGACGCGGCAAACGTGATGAAGGGAGCGTAA
- a CDS encoding xanthine dehydrogenase family protein molybdopterin-binding subunit, with protein sequence MNFDPRFSSRKFASVGTRPIRPDGVDKVTGRARYGADFNMAGQLVGRILRSPHAHAVIRKIDTSKAEKLAGVKAVITAKDLPDLTDGDAAMYDILDNCMARTKALYDGHAVAAVAAIDARTARQALKLIEVDYEVLPHVTDVDEAMKHHAPLINDAIFTEGLEEKPVKPSNVCKRTQYGHGDVHQGFAQSDFVVERSFKTEQTHQGYIEPHACVASVNPDGTADLWVCTQGHFVYRQHCAQLLGLEASKLRVTSSEIGGGFGGKTHVWAEPVALALSRKAGRPVKLVMTRDEVFRASGPTSATSIDVRIGAKKDGTITAAEATLRYSCGPYAGMWAEIGAMTAFACYKLENVKTVGYEVLVNRPKTAAYRAPSAPMAAFAVESAVDELAKEIGMDPVEFRIKNAAQEGTRASYGPVYGPIGIGPTLEAVKEHPHMRAPLKANQGRGMACGFWFNFGGQTCTDLNIGMDGSVSLAVGTVDVGGSRASLSLVAAEELGIDYSHVKAIVADTSSLGYNDMTDGSRGTFSSSMATISAARNAIKVLRERAAQMWDISVDDVAWEQGHAVAKGEKHGNLGKLSLKEIAAQSGKTGGPIAGHSELVADGAGVSFATHICDVEVDPETGSTRVIRYTVVQDAGKAVHPTYVEGQYQGGAAQGIGWALNEEYIYGKDGRLQNPGFLDYRIPVCSDLPMIDTQILEIPNPNHPYGVRGVGETSIVPPLAAIANAVSNAVGVRMSHIPMSPPRILAALEAEREG encoded by the coding sequence ATGAATTTCGATCCGCGCTTTTCAAGCCGAAAATTCGCTTCCGTCGGCACCCGCCCGATCCGCCCCGACGGCGTCGACAAGGTGACGGGACGCGCCCGCTACGGCGCCGACTTCAACATGGCCGGGCAGCTTGTCGGCCGGATCTTACGCAGCCCGCACGCCCATGCGGTGATCAGGAAGATCGACACCTCGAAGGCGGAAAAGCTCGCCGGCGTGAAGGCGGTGATCACGGCGAAAGACCTGCCGGATCTCACCGACGGCGATGCCGCCATGTACGACATCCTCGACAACTGCATGGCGCGCACCAAGGCGCTCTATGACGGCCATGCCGTGGCCGCGGTCGCCGCGATCGACGCCCGCACCGCCAGGCAGGCGCTGAAGCTGATCGAGGTCGACTACGAGGTGCTGCCGCATGTGACCGATGTCGACGAGGCGATGAAGCACCACGCGCCGCTGATCAACGACGCCATCTTCACCGAGGGGCTGGAGGAAAAGCCGGTCAAGCCCTCCAACGTCTGCAAGCGCACGCAATACGGCCATGGCGACGTCCATCAGGGCTTCGCCCAGTCCGATTTCGTCGTCGAACGCTCCTTCAAGACCGAGCAGACGCACCAGGGCTATATCGAGCCGCATGCCTGCGTGGCGAGCGTCAACCCGGACGGCACGGCGGACCTGTGGGTCTGCACGCAAGGCCATTTCGTCTACCGCCAGCACTGCGCCCAGCTGCTCGGGCTGGAGGCCTCGAAGCTGCGCGTCACCTCCTCCGAGATCGGCGGCGGCTTCGGCGGCAAGACCCATGTCTGGGCCGAGCCGGTGGCGCTCGCGCTGTCGCGCAAGGCCGGCCGGCCGGTGAAGCTGGTGATGACCCGCGACGAGGTGTTCCGCGCCTCGGGCCCGACCAGCGCGACCTCGATCGACGTCAGAATAGGCGCCAAGAAGGACGGCACCATCACCGCCGCCGAAGCGACGCTGCGCTATAGCTGCGGCCCCTATGCCGGCATGTGGGCCGAGATCGGCGCCATGACGGCCTTCGCCTGCTACAAGCTCGAGAACGTCAAGACCGTCGGCTACGAGGTGCTGGTCAACCGGCCGAAGACGGCGGCCTATCGCGCGCCTTCGGCGCCGATGGCGGCGTTCGCGGTGGAAAGCGCGGTCGACGAGCTCGCCAAGGAGATCGGCATGGATCCGGTCGAGTTCCGCATCAAGAACGCGGCACAGGAAGGCACCCGCGCCTCCTACGGCCCGGTCTACGGCCCGATCGGCATCGGCCCGACGCTGGAGGCGGTGAAGGAGCATCCGCATATGCGCGCGCCGCTGAAAGCAAACCAGGGGCGCGGCATGGCCTGCGGCTTCTGGTTCAATTTCGGCGGCCAGACCTGCACCGACTTGAACATCGGCATGGACGGCTCGGTCTCTTTAGCCGTCGGCACGGTGGACGTGGGCGGTTCCCGCGCCTCGCTGTCGCTGGTGGCGGCGGAGGAGCTCGGCATCGACTACAGCCACGTGAAGGCGATCGTCGCCGACACGTCTTCCCTCGGCTACAACGACATGACCGACGGCAGCCGCGGCACCTTCTCCTCCTCGATGGCGACCATCTCGGCCGCCCGCAACGCGATCAAGGTGCTGCGCGAGCGCGCGGCGCAGATGTGGGACATCTCGGTCGACGACGTCGCCTGGGAACAGGGCCACGCCGTCGCCAAGGGCGAGAAGCACGGCAATCTCGGCAAACTGTCGCTGAAGGAGATCGCGGCGCAGTCCGGCAAGACCGGCGGGCCGATCGCCGGCCATAGCGAGCTCGTCGCCGACGGCGCGGGCGTGTCCTTCGCCACCCATATCTGCGACGTCGAGGTCGACCCCGAGACTGGCTCGACCAGGGTGATCCGCTACACGGTGGTGCAGGACGCCGGCAAGGCGGTGCACCCGACCTATGTCGAGGGCCAGTACCAGGGGGGTGCTGCGCAAGGCATCGGCTGGGCGCTCAACGAGGAATATATCTACGGCAAGGACGGGCGGCTGCAGAACCCGGGCTTTCTCGACTACCGCATCCCGGTCTGCTCCGACCTGCCGATGATCGACACGCAGATCCTGGAAATCCCCAACCCCAACCACCCCTACGGGGTGCGCGGCGTCGGCGAGACCTCGATCGTGCCGCCGCTGGCGGCGATCGCCAACGCGGTGTCGAACGCGGTCGGCGTGCGCATGAGCCACATCCCGATGTCGCCGCCGCGGATTCTGGCGGCGCTCGAGGCGGAGCGGGAGGGCTGA
- a CDS encoding MoaD/ThiS family protein: protein MVEVTLWGSLGALAGGQSKVEVEAKDIRELFRKLSEQYPGLEPLIDRGIAVSIDGTIYRDTWSKELPQGAEIFLLPRLAGG from the coding sequence ATGGTCGAAGTCACGCTCTGGGGATCGCTTGGCGCGCTCGCCGGAGGCCAGAGCAAGGTCGAGGTCGAGGCCAAGGATATCAGGGAGCTGTTCCGGAAACTTTCGGAACAGTATCCCGGCCTTGAACCGCTGATCGATCGCGGGATAGCGGTTTCGATCGACGGCACGATCTATCGGGATACGTGGTCGAAGGAACTGCCGCAGGGGGCGGAGATTTTTCTGCTGCCGCGGTTGGCGGGGGGATAG
- a CDS encoding helix-turn-helix domain-containing protein — protein sequence MSTAESTIVPFPTKAADAAPSNFERIWGKKVKAHGYAAIPTILIRSQHRLGINSTQFCLLMHLLDLYWSRDRPPFPTKQQLADRIGVKMSSIKPNMKALEKAGLIHREQHKTSAGDWGANTYHLDGLIAKIQAMEPEFAEEKKKRVAERKRVETPKGKRPKE from the coding sequence ATGAGCACTGCAGAGAGTACCATCGTACCTTTCCCTACCAAGGCAGCCGATGCCGCACCGAGCAACTTCGAGAGGATCTGGGGCAAGAAGGTCAAGGCCCATGGCTATGCTGCTATCCCGACCATCCTCATCCGGTCACAGCATAGACTCGGCATCAACAGCACGCAGTTCTGCCTGTTGATGCATCTGCTTGACCTGTACTGGTCGCGGGATCGTCCCCCCTTCCCTACTAAGCAGCAGTTGGCCGACCGCATCGGCGTGAAGATGTCGAGCATCAAGCCCAACATGAAGGCGTTGGAGAAGGCGGGCCTTATCCACCGGGAGCAGCACAAGACATCGGCAGGGGACTGGGGCGCCAATACCTACCATCTCGACGGGCTCATCGCGAAGATCCAGGCTATGGAACCGGAGTTCGCGGAGGAGAAGAAGAAGCGGGTGGCCGAGAGGAAGCGGGTCGAGACACCCAAGGGCAAGCGCCCGAAAGAATAA
- a CDS encoding Abi family protein encodes MDTKDYTYIGIEDTLSADRFGTYLGWAGGDRNRAVELYTLNAVLSESLYIPLHMLEVALRNRIHQTMSKVHGEAWFDMPEHQLNAVQIDMLEKARIDLREKGKDETPGRIVASLTFGYWTALLGKEYENLWQITLKDIARREDGKGLRRKDITKSLGAIRTLRNRLAHHETVLHWDLPKHYGNIIQLITWLSPVAAEWCISCSRFDALYPKEGIPLILVKAG; translated from the coding sequence ATGGATACCAAGGACTATACATACATAGGCATTGAGGACACCCTCTCTGCAGACAGGTTCGGCACCTATCTAGGGTGGGCTGGGGGCGACCGCAACAGGGCGGTCGAGCTTTATACCCTCAATGCGGTCCTCTCCGAGAGCCTCTACATTCCCTTGCATATGCTCGAAGTGGCCCTGCGCAACCGCATTCACCAGACCATGAGCAAGGTCCATGGTGAGGCATGGTTCGACATGCCCGAGCACCAACTCAACGCCGTGCAGATCGACATGCTTGAAAAGGCACGCATCGACCTTAGGGAAAAGGGCAAGGACGAGACCCCGGGCCGAATCGTCGCCTCCCTTACCTTTGGCTACTGGACCGCTCTGCTAGGTAAGGAATACGAGAACCTGTGGCAGATCACCCTGAAGGACATCGCCAGACGCGAGGACGGTAAAGGTCTCCGTCGTAAGGACATTACCAAGTCGCTCGGCGCTATCCGGACATTGCGCAACCGTTTGGCCCACCACGAGACCGTTCTGCATTGGGACCTGCCGAAGCACTACGGCAACATTATCCAGCTGATCACTTGGCTGTCGCCGGTCGCGGCCGAGTGGTGCATAAGTTGCAGCCGCTTCGATGCGCTCTATCCCAAAGAAGGTATTCCGCTGATCTTGGTAAAGGCGGGATGA